From Alphaproteobacteria bacterium, a single genomic window includes:
- a CDS encoding ABC transporter permease — protein sequence MFAYLVKRIFQSIIVMLAVALLSFLLFTFVGDPVANLVGQDTSLEQRAAIRDSLGLNDPFYIQFLHFVGNAVQGDFGQSWFWKKPVHELIASRLPVTLELVFVSAVLAMGLGMLLGVVTAIHRYHWSARLLMTVSLVGVSLPTFLIGIGLIYLFSVILGWLPSFGRGETVDLGLWQTSLLTLDGWAHIVMPAITLSLFQMTLVLRLVRTEMLETLQTDFIKFARARGLGRRTVYYRHALRNTLVPVITIAGLNIGLLVAFSIITETVFQYPGVGLMFLKAVQLVDIPVMSAYLMLVALIFVTINFLVDVLYFVVDPRLRTQTS from the coding sequence GTGTTCGCCTACCTGGTTAAACGAATCTTTCAGTCGATCATCGTCATGCTGGCGGTGGCCTTGCTGTCGTTCCTGCTGTTCACGTTCGTCGGCGACCCCGTCGCCAACCTGGTCGGCCAGGACACCTCGCTCGAACAGCGCGCGGCCATTCGTGACTCCCTGGGGCTGAACGACCCGTTCTACATCCAGTTCCTGCACTTCGTCGGCAATGCCGTGCAGGGGGATTTCGGCCAGAGCTGGTTCTGGAAGAAGCCCGTGCACGAACTGATCGCGAGCCGCCTGCCGGTCACGCTGGAACTGGTGTTCGTCTCCGCGGTTCTGGCCATGGGCCTCGGCATGCTGCTGGGGGTGGTGACCGCGATCCACCGCTATCACTGGAGCGCGCGGCTGCTGATGACCGTTTCCCTGGTGGGCGTGTCGCTGCCGACCTTCCTGATCGGCATCGGGCTGATCTATCTGTTCTCGGTGATCCTCGGCTGGCTGCCGTCGTTCGGACGGGGCGAAACCGTCGATCTCGGCCTGTGGCAGACCAGCCTGCTGACGCTCGACGGCTGGGCGCACATCGTCATGCCCGCCATCACGCTGTCGCTGTTTCAGATGACCCTGGTGCTGCGCCTGGTCCGGACCGAGATGCTGGAGACGTTGCAGACCGACTTCATCAAGTTCGCCCGCGCCCGCGGCCTCGGCCGCCGGACGGTCTATTACCGGCATGCACTGCGCAACACGCTGGTGCCGGTGATCACCATTGCCGGCCTGAATATCGGCCTGCTGGTCGCCTTCTCGATCATCACCGAGACGGTGTTCCAGTATCCGGGCGTCGGCCTGATGTTCCTGAAGGCGGTGCAGTTGGTCGATATCCCCGTGATGTCCGCCTATCTGATGCTGGTGGCGCTGATCTTCGTCACCATCAACTTCCTCGTCGACGTGCTCTATTTCGTCGTCGACCCGCGCCTGCGCACGCAGACCAGCTGA
- a CDS encoding acyclic terpene utilization AtuA family protein gives MSAVRRLRERFAADPSRPLKLVGATGQLGYGIPAAALAEALRREPDMIGADMGSTDIGPTFLGSGQMATAPEQTRRDLAALIKGARALDIPLIIGSAGSAGAGPHLDATLAMVREIAAEEGLSFRLAVIRSDMPRAEVKAAVRAGRVQSLGLLADLTEAEVDAAAALVGQAGTEAFVRALEQDPDVIVAGRACDTGIYACIPQMLGFPFGPVMHMAKIIECASLCCDPGGRDPILATLDAEGFVLESMNPERRATPMSVAAHSLYEQADPNEIIEPEGRANVAGAQYEALDERRTRVSGATWEPAARMTVKLEGATRVGERAVLLAGSADPRFIAGARDLTEQVKGVVQGLVCAPGEEPDYALTFRLYGLDAVYDWPQPPAVPPREIFVMAEVIAETMARALTVAKSTKQYLLHLGFPGRLSTSGNLAFPFTPPELAAGTAYRFSAYHVMAVDDLAPLFPVTLETIGRQHP, from the coding sequence ATGAGCGCCGTCCGCCGCCTGCGCGAGCGCTTTGCCGCCGATCCGAGCCGGCCGCTGAAGCTGGTCGGTGCCACGGGCCAACTCGGCTATGGCATTCCCGCCGCCGCCCTGGCCGAGGCGCTCAGGCGCGAGCCGGACATGATCGGCGCGGACATGGGCTCCACCGATATCGGCCCGACCTTTCTCGGCAGCGGCCAGATGGCGACGGCGCCGGAGCAGACCAGGCGCGATCTGGCGGCGTTGATCAAGGGCGCCCGCGCGCTCGACATTCCGCTGATCATCGGCTCGGCCGGCAGTGCCGGCGCCGGTCCGCACCTGGACGCGACGCTCGCCATGGTGCGCGAGATCGCGGCGGAGGAAGGGCTCAGCTTCCGCCTCGCCGTGATCCGCTCGGACATGCCGCGCGCGGAGGTCAAGGCGGCGGTGCGGGCCGGGCGGGTACAGAGCCTGGGCCTGCTGGCAGACCTGACCGAGGCGGAGGTGGACGCTGCGGCCGCTCTGGTCGGTCAGGCCGGCACCGAGGCGTTCGTGCGGGCGCTGGAGCAGGACCCCGACGTGATCGTCGCCGGGCGCGCCTGCGATACCGGCATCTATGCCTGCATTCCGCAGATGCTGGGCTTCCCGTTCGGGCCAGTGATGCATATGGCCAAGATCATCGAATGCGCCTCGCTCTGCTGCGATCCCGGCGGGCGCGACCCGATCCTGGCGACCCTGGATGCGGAGGGCTTCGTGCTGGAGAGCATGAACCCGGAGCGGCGGGCCACGCCCATGTCGGTGGCGGCGCACAGCCTGTACGAACAGGCGGACCCGAACGAGATCATCGAGCCGGAAGGCCGGGCGAACGTCGCCGGCGCGCAATACGAGGCCCTGGACGAGCGGCGCACCCGCGTCTCCGGCGCCACCTGGGAGCCGGCGGCGCGGATGACGGTGAAGCTGGAAGGCGCCACCCGCGTCGGCGAGCGGGCGGTGCTGCTGGCCGGCTCCGCCGATCCGCGCTTCATCGCCGGCGCGCGCGACCTGACCGAGCAGGTCAAGGGCGTGGTGCAGGGCCTGGTCTGTGCGCCGGGAGAAGAGCCGGACTATGCCCTGACCTTCCGCCTCTATGGCCTGGACGCGGTCTATGACTGGCCGCAGCCGCCGGCGGTGCCGCCGCGGGAGATTTTCGTCATGGCCGAGGTCATCGCCGAGACCATGGCGCGGGCGCTGACCGTGGCGAAGTCGACCAAGCAATACCTGCTGCACCTGGGCTTTCCCGGGCGGCTCTCGACCAGCGGCAATCTGGCGTTTCCGTTCACGCCGCCGGAACTGGCGGCCGGCACGGCCTACCGGTTCAGCGCCTATCACGTCATGGCGGTCGACGATCTGGCGCCGCTGTTCCCGGTGACGCTGGAGACGATCGGACGCCAGCACCCTTGA
- a CDS encoding ABC transporter permease, which yields MAQNQQSRLRVFLDGDLVYSFKRSPLAIAATLATLACFAVAALAPLIAPHCIEPVCLDLMNGLTPPAWTESGVPAFPLGTDEQGRDILSSIFYASRVSLVVGFAAVGFGMVLGVGLGIVAGYFGGWVDAVIMRLADMQLTFPSILVALLIAGVVRSVLTDLADRAILTGVAFEDVAIFVLIVAIGLSDWPRFARVARGATLVELNKGYVAAAKVLGLPARRIMLRHVLPNLMGPILVIATIGLALAIIAEATLSFLGVGVPPTNPSLGTLIRIGNEYLFSGEWWITLFPALWLILLVLSVNIIGDWLRDALNPKLRR from the coding sequence ATGGCCCAGAACCAGCAATCCCGCCTGCGCGTCTTCCTCGACGGCGACCTGGTCTACAGTTTCAAACGCTCGCCGCTGGCCATTGCCGCGACGCTGGCGACCCTGGCCTGTTTTGCGGTGGCGGCCCTGGCCCCCTTGATCGCCCCCCATTGCATCGAGCCGGTCTGCCTCGACCTGATGAACGGCCTGACCCCGCCCGCCTGGACCGAGTCCGGCGTCCCCGCCTTCCCCCTCGGCACCGACGAACAGGGCCGCGACATCCTCTCGTCGATTTTCTACGCCTCGCGGGTGTCGCTGGTGGTCGGCTTCGCGGCGGTCGGGTTCGGCATGGTGCTGGGCGTCGGCCTGGGCATTGTCGCCGGTTATTTCGGCGGCTGGGTCGATGCCGTCATCATGCGCCTCGCCGACATGCAGCTGACTTTCCCCAGCATTCTGGTGGCGCTGCTGATCGCCGGCGTGGTGCGCTCGGTCCTCACCGATCTGGCCGACCGCGCCATCCTGACCGGCGTCGCGTTCGAGGACGTGGCCATTTTCGTCCTGATCGTCGCGATCGGCCTCTCGGACTGGCCCCGGTTCGCCCGCGTCGCCCGCGGCGCCACCCTGGTGGAACTGAACAAGGGCTATGTCGCCGCCGCCAAGGTGCTGGGCCTGCCGGCACGCCGCATCATGCTGCGCCATGTCCTGCCCAATCTGATGGGGCCGATCCTGGTGATCGCCACCATCGGCCTGGCGCTGGCGATCATCGCCGAGGCCACGCTTTCCTTCCTGGGTGTCGGCGTGCCGCCGACCAACCCGTCGCTGGGCACGCTGATCCGGATCGGCAACGAGTACCTGTTCAGCGGCGAGTGGTGGATCACCCTGTTTCCCGCGCTCTGGCTCATCCTCCTGGTGCTGTCGGTCAACATTATCGGCGACTGGCTGCGGGACGCACTCAATCCCAAGCTGCGCCGGTGA
- a CDS encoding acyl-CoA dehydrogenase family protein yields the protein MDLSLDQRYVDFRTEVRGFIAEHRRHAPPAVTVRDRVAPTPQQFDWQKRLIAAGYAARTVPADYGGFGAPDDILETMIINEEFSAAGVQAGLQGIGIMMLVPTLLEVGTAEQKARYVPKAITGEEWWCQGYSEPGSGSDLASLRTSARLEGEEWVINGQKIWTSGAHYAQMMFCLVRTEPDAPKHRGISYLLIPMETPGVTVSPLKTMTGRSEFNQVFFDEVRIPATNIVAGRGEGWKVANVTLKHERGGLGDPAKSISRFDGLVKLMRRESVDGRRAIDDPLLADRLMQLEAKVLALKFNNMRVLTADLDGADPGLARLVTKYYGTVLNHELDALAIDAMGELGVLYEDGDYLRDEGAWQAWYMHDLGLIIGGGSTNIQRNIIAERGLDLPREPKAVIPPQGMGGRH from the coding sequence ATGGATCTCTCCCTCGACCAGCGCTATGTGGATTTCCGCACCGAGGTGCGCGGCTTCATCGCCGAGCACCGCAGGCACGCCCCGCCCGCCGTTACGGTCCGCGATCGGGTGGCGCCGACGCCGCAACAGTTCGACTGGCAAAAGCGCCTGATCGCCGCCGGCTATGCCGCGCGCACGGTGCCGGCGGACTACGGCGGCTTCGGTGCGCCGGACGACATTCTGGAAACCATGATCATCAACGAGGAATTCTCCGCCGCCGGCGTGCAGGCGGGGTTGCAGGGCATCGGCATCATGATGCTGGTGCCGACCCTGCTGGAGGTCGGCACGGCGGAGCAGAAGGCGCGCTATGTGCCGAAGGCGATCACCGGCGAAGAATGGTGGTGCCAGGGCTATTCCGAGCCGGGCTCCGGCTCCGACCTCGCCAGCCTGCGCACCAGTGCCCGGCTGGAGGGCGAGGAATGGGTGATCAACGGCCAGAAAATCTGGACCTCCGGCGCCCACTACGCGCAGATGATGTTCTGCCTGGTCCGCACCGAGCCCGACGCGCCGAAGCACCGCGGCATCTCCTACCTGCTGATCCCGATGGAGACGCCCGGCGTCACGGTCTCACCGCTGAAGACCATGACGGGGCGGAGCGAGTTCAACCAGGTCTTCTTCGACGAGGTCCGCATTCCGGCAACCAACATCGTCGCCGGTCGCGGCGAGGGCTGGAAGGTGGCGAACGTGACGCTGAAGCACGAGCGTGGCGGCCTCGGCGATCCGGCGAAGTCGATCTCCCGCTTCGACGGCCTGGTGAAGCTGATGCGGCGCGAAAGCGTCGACGGCCGCCGCGCCATCGACGACCCGTTGCTGGCCGACCGGCTGATGCAGTTGGAGGCCAAGGTCCTGGCGCTGAAATTCAACAATATGCGGGTGCTGACCGCCGACCTGGACGGGGCCGACCCCGGTCTCGCGCGACTGGTGACCAAGTATTACGGCACGGTGCTGAACCACGAGCTGGACGCGCTGGCCATCGACGCCATGGGCGAGCTGGGCGTGCTCTACGAGGACGGCGACTATCTGCGCGACGAGGGCGCCTGGCAGGCCTGGTACATGCACGATCTGGGCCTGATCATCGGCGGCGGCTCGACCAACATCCAGCGCAATATCATCGCCGAGCGCGGCCTGGACCTGCCGCGGGAGCCGAAGGCGGTGATCCCGCCCCAGGGTATGGGAGGGCGCCACTGA
- a CDS encoding DUF4387 domain-containing protein, whose product MRLIELARVVRSKNAGPLHLTFDLMFADRASYERCVQSPELNAARIAPLYGVSADSVRIQPYPVALAVKITLPRRMPAGSPGDRDVYGAQQHVPLLELEL is encoded by the coding sequence ATGCGCCTGATCGAGCTTGCCCGTGTGGTGCGTTCCAAGAACGCCGGGCCACTGCACCTGACCTTCGATCTGATGTTTGCCGACCGCGCCAGCTATGAGCGCTGCGTGCAGTCGCCGGAACTGAACGCGGCCCGCATCGCGCCGCTTTATGGCGTGTCGGCCGACAGCGTGCGCATCCAGCCCTATCCGGTGGCGTTGGCGGTGAAGATCACCCTGCCGCGCCGCATGCCCGCCGGCAGCCCCGGCGACCGCGACGTCTATGGCGCACAGCAGCATGTCCCGCTGCTGGAGTTGGAGCTATGA
- a CDS encoding acyl-CoA/acyl-ACP dehydrogenase, whose product MRFGLSSEQETFRDQLRRLLAERAPLARVREVAAEGSGYDQRLWSGLTELGAMGVLVPEDYGGLGLGAFEAGLVLEELGRFVAPAPYLGTAFVAPLVLAESGSNGLAAEWLPRIAAGEARVGLALAEAVGAREGAGVRNAGGRLSGKALAVLDAGAADAFLTAADGELWWVRSDAHGLLRTPMTSIDRTRALAELRFEAVEAEPVAGGATLTRRALDLARVALAADTLGAADAMLEQATAYSKQRVQFERVIGSFQGVKHALADMVTALEPARALVWYATHAQTTLPGPEAHRLACHAKAHLAEVGRMVARGATEVHGGMGFTDDLGLHVWFKRIGLDRQLLGSPEQIRAEAAAALAAA is encoded by the coding sequence ATGCGGTTCGGACTGTCGAGCGAACAAGAGACCTTCCGCGACCAGTTGCGTCGCCTGCTGGCGGAGCGCGCGCCGCTGGCGCGGGTGCGCGAGGTGGCGGCGGAGGGCTCCGGCTATGACCAGCGGCTCTGGAGCGGCCTGACGGAACTGGGCGCCATGGGCGTGCTGGTGCCGGAGGACTATGGCGGCCTGGGGCTCGGCGCGTTCGAGGCCGGGCTGGTGCTGGAGGAGTTGGGCCGGTTCGTGGCGCCGGCGCCCTATCTCGGCACGGCTTTCGTGGCGCCCCTGGTCTTGGCGGAAAGCGGCAGCAATGGGCTGGCGGCGGAATGGTTGCCGCGGATTGCGGCTGGCGAGGCGCGCGTCGGCCTGGCGCTGGCCGAGGCGGTCGGTGCGCGCGAGGGCGCCGGCGTGCGCAATGCGGGCGGGCGGCTCTCCGGCAAGGCGCTGGCGGTGCTGGACGCCGGGGCGGCGGATGCGTTCTTGACTGCTGCCGACGGCGAATTGTGGTGGGTGCGCAGCGACGCCCATGGCCTTTTGCGCACGCCCATGACCAGCATCGACCGCACCCGCGCGCTGGCGGAACTGCGCTTCGAGGCGGTGGAGGCGGAGCCGGTCGCTGGCGGTGCGACGCTTACCCGCCGGGCGCTGGACCTGGCGCGGGTGGCGCTGGCGGCGGATACGCTGGGTGCGGCCGATGCGATGCTGGAACAGGCGACGGCCTATTCGAAGCAGCGGGTGCAGTTCGAGCGGGTGATCGGCTCGTTTCAGGGCGTGAAGCACGCGCTGGCCGACATGGTCACGGCGCTGGAGCCGGCCCGCGCCCTGGTCTGGTACGCCACGCACGCCCAGACGACGTTGCCGGGGCCGGAGGCGCACCGGCTCGCCTGCCACGCCAAGGCGCATCTGGCCGAGGTCGGGCGCATGGTGGCCCGCGGCGCGACCGAGGTGCATGGCGGCATGGGCTTTACCGACGATCTGGGCCTGCATGTCTGGTTCAAGCGCATCGGCCTGGACCGGCAATTGCTGGGCTCGCCCGAGCAGATCCGGGCCGAGGCCGCCGCCGCCCTGGCCGCGGCCTGA
- a CDS encoding peptidylprolyl isomerase — protein MTQATTGHTVHVHYRGTLDDGTEFDNSAGREPLQVTLGQGQVIPGFENALMGMSEGESKTVTLPPEEAYGEANPGLVHEVDRAQIPAEIPLQLGMTLTATNQQGGQMQLTVIAMEDDKVTLDANHPLAGKALTFELTLAKIAA, from the coding sequence ATGACCCAGGCCACCACCGGCCACACCGTTCACGTCCACTATCGCGGCACGCTGGACGACGGCACCGAATTCGACAACTCCGCCGGCCGCGAGCCGCTTCAGGTCACGCTCGGCCAGGGCCAGGTCATTCCCGGCTTCGAAAATGCGCTGATGGGCATGAGCGAGGGCGAGAGCAAGACCGTCACCCTGCCGCCGGAAGAGGCCTATGGCGAAGCCAATCCCGGCTTGGTGCACGAGGTCGACCGCGCCCAGATCCCCGCGGAAATCCCGCTGCAACTGGGCATGACGCTCACCGCAACCAACCAGCAGGGCGGCCAGATGCAGCTGACCGTCATCGCCATGGAGGACGACAAGGTCACGCTCGACGCCAACCATCCGCTGGCGGGCAAGGCGCTGACCTTCGAACTGACGCTGGCGAAGATCGCCGCCTGA